In Leptolyngbya sp. O-77, the genomic window TCCCAAACCAGATGCAGCAGAGCAAACAGCAGGTTGGCGATCGCCACAGCAGTCAGCGTTTCCAGGTCAAAGCCCAGTACCCGCGGCAAAAATCCCCGAAAGACCAGTTCCTCAATTAACCCCACCACCAGCCCCAGCCCTGCCACGGCAACCAGAGATATCACTGCGCTGTGGCTCGGCGGCTGCATCTGCCAGTGGCTCCAGCCCAGCCCCACCTGCACCCCCAGCCACAGCCCAACGCCAGCAATCGCCATAAGCAGCCCTAGCCCTAGCCCTTGCCACAGGGACTCACCCATCGTTAGCCCATAGACCTCGAAGCCGCTGCGGGCCGAAAGTCGAGGACTCAACCGCCCGGCGATCCACAGCGCTGCCGGAGCCAGCAGGTATAGTCCCAGCAGCAGCGGGATTTTTTGGGAGGGTGAAATGGGTTTGCCCGGTCGCCACCGGAGGGCGATCGCCATCGGCAGCAAAATCGGCAGCCCCAAACCTATCCACACTGCAAAAAAGAGCGCCGCCTCACCAAAGTTCAGCAGCGCCAACAGTTCGACATCAAATTTGAGGTCAAAAAACATGAGCAGCACTATTCTTCATCCGAGTCTTCGCCGTCCTTGTCGCGGTCAATTTGAATGAGATGAATGTGCTTATAACCCAGCTTGATTTCAAACTCATCGCCAGGTTTTAGGCCCATTTTGTCAGTGTAGGTGGCACCGATTACGATCTGTCCATTTTTGTGGACACTGACGCGATAGGTCGGCTCTCGCCCGCGCCCGTCTCGATCTGATCCGGTTTCTAGAGAAATTCCTCGGGCTGCCAGCAAAGCCTCATAAAAAGCCGCCATGTTGACGCGAGGCTGCTGATTTTTGCCGACGGTCTGATAGCCGCACTGAATAGCTTTATCTCGCGCCTTGAGATGCGAAACTTCCTTTAGCTTCTGAAGCAGTGCCTTTCCGGTCAATGGAGATGTCGCGATTTCTGTCATTGCGTTTAGAGCATCCTCTATTCCAAGACGACTATGTTCAAAAACGACTCGAACACGAGATGGACTTAAACCTGCCGTGGGCGATCGCCCTTGAGAAATTTTGTGGAGATGTTTGGTGCGGAGCAGCGCTGTTCTGAAATTTTGAACCCAGACTACCGTACCCCAATGAACCAAAACGCTCTAAAAAAGACCTAGCGGTAGAGAGGTTTTCAAGCAGAGATTGAGAGGAACTCTATATCAGGTCTGAAAGCTCTCAATACTGCTGTAGCTAAAGCTAAACGCACCTTGCTTGACGACTATTTTCCACAAGCTTGACCACCAAAGCGTTGAAAATACGAGCTTTTGCCTGTGTCATCCAGAATTCGAAAGATTTAGCTTGATAGAAATAGAGCAGTCCCGTTGAATGCTGGCCTGGACTTAATCTATCCCGATCTCTATCCTGAGCTGCCCCCTCTAGGCTGACCTATTGGCTAACCTCATTGGGCTATCTAGAGCAAAAATCTTCTTAGGATTACCTGCTCAGAGTCACCGATTCAGGATTACGACACTCAACTTAGCCTCCCAACGCTTGCAAGCGCAGCCAAACCTGGAAAATGCCAAAACAAAAGTGAGAGTAGCTTGAACTACATACCCTAAATTATAGCCTTAAGCTTTACCCAGTTTAAAGCGTTAATCAAAGGTCAAGGTTTTATAAAAAACTGAGACCGCTTTGCAAGCTTGAAACCAGATTGACATAGTAGAACTCTCAATTTTTCAATTTACTAGAATTTTGGATTGCGGTAAAGTGCAACTTGCCTTATGAACTAAATCTTGGGATCTCCCATTGCTCAATCAATGCAAAACAATGCGGTATTTACCTGTGAATGCCGTTGAATCCCTAGAAATTAAGAAAGACTACGAAGGTTTCACGACTATCAAAGACTGCTGGCATTGACGAGATAACCTATTTGAAGGATTGACAAACGATGGAGGGCTGAGAAAATACCAAGTAAACATGAACTAGATCCAGAAAAGTATCCGGGCGATCGCCCAGGGTAAGTCGCAATTTTTCTACGGCATTTTCTTGCGAGGCGAGGTATGCGCTACTCCAAAAAGACGTGAGTTTCGCAACCACCTGCACACTTCACTAGCTTCAA contains:
- a CDS encoding CPBP family intramembrane glutamic endopeptidase, with protein sequence MFFDLKFDVELLALLNFGEAALFFAVWIGLGLPILLPMAIALRWRPGKPISPSQKIPLLLGLYLLAPAALWIAGRLSPRLSARSGFEVYGLTMGESLWQGLGLGLLMAIAGVGLWLGVQVGLGWSHWQMQPPSHSAVISLVAVAGLGLVVGLIEELVFRGFLPRVLGFDLETLTAVAIANLLFALLHLVWDGRATVPQLPGLLVMGLVLSRACWIARGNLGLAWGLHAGWIMAIASLETLGALEPTGRVPAWITGLDGKPLAGALGLLLMLGTAIALAVIFQNPVTDG
- a CDS encoding AbrB family transcriptional regulator, with translation MTEIATSPLTGKALLQKLKEVSHLKARDKAIQCGYQTVGKNQQPRVNMAAFYEALLAARGISLETGSDRDGRGREPTYRVSVHKNGQIVIGATYTDKMGLKPGDEFEIKLGYKHIHLIQIDRDKDGEDSDEE